From Rhopalosiphum padi isolate XX-2018 chromosome 2, ASM2088224v1, whole genome shotgun sequence:
acctattatgaataataaactaCCTTAATATTTCATTCTGTCTGTAACcctattattatctaaatatctcAAATAATATTAGTCTTTACTAGGttctttaaaataaaccatttcTCTTTGAATGTTCTTTACATCAAGTAGCCGTCAAAACAAATACAATGACattaattgagaaaaaaaaatacagtcgAAAATTTTATACAACACTTATGGTTATGGCTTTTTTTTTGGACACTAGTCAATATCattgtatttcaaaatttacaatgcaattttatatttttgattggaTGGTATTGgtgagtaatataaattaaaaactattttcattctgaccaatatattaatttgtatatacatacattttttaaaaaacttttatatcatattagatTCAATATGCCAAGGAatgaatgtattagttttaaaatagttttttatttatatattacatatatatgtaatataatctaTCAATATCTGTATCTATCATCACCATTTCGAGCAAAATAaagattttcaaatttgaaaCTGGTTTCAAGTGAAAAAATTCCagtacgtttaaaaatataataaaaaaaagcattagggtaaaacattaatttttacgtaaaactatttttacagtatatttttcttattatgtaGTAATTCAAAAACAAGCAACTGTAAACCATAGCtgatatttgtaattttcattaaatattcagttattcatttttgaacttCATAATAATAGGAAAACTATTTGACCAGAAATTGCGATATTTCAAGTTTTACGCGTGCATACATAATTTTGTCAAGATTTAAACTTCAGATGCCCAACTTAAAATTCCATTAATAAAGATGGATGAGaaatgttatatagtataaaactatataaaacggATTGCAAATTTTCACgacttttactttaaaattcttactttaaactttaaacacttaaattaaaaaatataatgactcgatatttttgatatttttttttgcttaaaaatgtaatggtaaaaattttaagattaatagttatttctttttagaaaaacaaaatacatttgctaaacacacattttgtataaaaatgtcagttcttccttaattttttttgttgtttttctcagttattttgaaaagtatttggatttttttacttttgacctccTTAAATTAccaactatatataatttttaagtagtaaCTACAGTCAAAGTTGAAAATCTTAACATTATTTACACCCAACAAAGTAATGAATGACagataaaaaacacacatcattataaaatcaatacattccgctcagaatcttaaattatattatattatataaatagtttatactaaataaagtTGTTTCAAAAGGTTTATTTGAGGCTCACAAAATGTTAttcaatataacttaaataatacttatacctcataatacaatatcatgATTAATAATACCTTATGatctaagtataaaataatataatacatcttaattattaatgacttaTAAAAGCTGGATATTTTGTATGAATTATCAGGTATGTTTGGCTGCAGGATACatgtttttgtttgaaaatccAGGTATGTCTTTAGGAATGGAGTTAATTCAATACATGATAGTTGGAAtactttttactttaatttttttggtattcTTGATAAAAAAAGAAGCCATTGCGTCAAACTACAATTTTATACAGACCATATTTATCCACTGGTCTAACAAAAGATCATTGCATCCAAATgtagcttataaaaaaaacataaaaacagttaaaagtTTAATCATACCTTTagcaatattatcattatctattGCATTTGGGCCTTTAGTATCAACCATAAACGATATTGGCAAGCTGCCATTGGATTACCGAACCCATTTCGTCTTGTTTTGGCCAACGGTAAGTttgtaaatattactttatgactaatgattaagtatatttgtatatagtatCTATTGTTCATTGATTCGAAATTGTTTTGTCAACTATTTCCGTTATACAAGAACTAGTTATTGACAATCACATCATCATTCATTTATACTTTCTACGTGTAGGttaccatatttttatgttttttcataaaatatgacaCTTGAAAATGTGGACTAACATAGTAAtccatcaaaaatataatatttattcaatacgtATTAGACTATATCTCAATtagcaattattaaatatccatTTAGGTGTATCGATCTTTTCTTTTTGTTATATTAACCCTATGTTAGTGAATatcttttattgttataatttgcaATATAATCCttcaataataactttttttttactattcgcgcataatatttaatattgattattaattatgcttgaattcatttttaaaaaatataaaaattctcaCGCATTGAGCAGAACTTACCTACAGTTACCGGTATTTTCCTGAATCAAAATTCCCGAATAAAATTTTTCCCGAACGCCTTTTCCCGAATTAAAAATACTGAATGATTTTTTTCCCGAACACCTTTTACCCGGATCGattttaaaatcgataaattaaaaTGCTTACCTAGCCATTATATAGCTcttagttataacaataattttattttttttatattatgctaaGTATTACTTAGCATAATAAGTATATGTGAACAaagaagaaagaaaaaaacatgGTATGCGTGATTAAGAAGTCTCCCACTAGTGACTCTTTACTTGAGGGGTGATTGTGGATGTGAAAAGATGTAATAAGATACTAGGAGAGAGACGAGTTTGAGTGAGTTTAATGCAACTGATCTCTACATCATCTCCTTTTCAGTCGACCGCGAGGATTATTGGGGAGCGTTAAGGTATTTAAGTTACTGATTACtcttttgttttaaacatttttatttcgggAAAAAGTCGTTCGGGATAAAAGGTTTCGGGTTTTCGGATTTTCAGATAAAATACCAATCGGGAAAAAGTTCTTTCGGGAAAACCGGCGGGTACCCCTacctattagtatttattatataaaattaggtTATATTacgcataataaattaaataataactaacatatgtaatatgtatagacaTGTaagttttaattcattattgatatttcataaacatttaagaatatttttaatttctagatTGTCGATACTAATAAAATCAGTATGTATGGAATCATTTATGCAATGCAAgtcatatttactattattttatacatttcgaCTTTATCATTCAATTTGGGTTTTATGGTGTTTTTGAATGAAGTAACTAACCAGTTTGAAATGTTATTGGATGAAATTAAAGatgcatttaaatataagaGAGATAAACAGTTCCAACCTCTTTTTATTGATTGTATACGTCaccatcaaataattattaagtgagcagcaatacaatataatatacttattttaaatcacaCCAAATTCTCAAttacttaagtatatatatatatatatatataatgtatggaatatattagaaataacgACAAATAAGTACGtggtaatttgtttaaatttatcattaaaaaatatatctattatattaaaatataaatgtacttattacattttttcatggttaataatctaaaattatatttttaaattttatgttagaTGATATTAGtggaattatataaattatttccataTGTGTAAGCAAGGTTGGTATCGACGTGATAATAAACTAATTCCATTTTatgaagttaatttaattttaacatattaactattaaataataacttatttagaaattaatggcacataataatctttataaattaggtattttaactGGTATTTTTCACaatgattcaaaaattaaaaaatatactctcGTCATTATTAGTGCAGGTCACGGACATACTAGATATTTccaaaatatagataaaaattcaatttgtgCAAAACTCAGATTTTTTAGtatcattaattgtttaaatgtttcaCGGTATAAAATtgttacaacaataattataattatatgtataatactcgCCATTATATAActgatacttaaatattttatttaatgacaataatagtatttaaaaaacgattttgagcaaatattgtaatttattatttttaagttgatcTTAATTTTTGagctaataaaaaaactactcCATAGCATATAATGTCTAATGATcacaaattttcaatattaattgaactaaataagtaataattaatgaataaatacgaatatataaattataagaatattaatatattaattacaaaaatagtatactaaaaataaaaagactttattattataaaatcaattaatacgcatacattatacatatatcttaCTCTATTCAGTCTATTCACTATGTGttcatattctaatattatatagttttacacAGTACCATggattaaatattcttaaacttgtaaacataattttataacttactatgttttagatttttagatgATTTAAAGTCATATTTCAAATGGATCatacttattgaaataattgCAGTTCAAGTAGTGTTGGCCatccttatttataatttaacaaaagtatagtacctaataatttattatttaaatctaatttattattagacgGACTTTAtaactgtatacattttataaaataataatattgttatgtatttttaatagataaatgcTTCCCTTGGTTATAAGATGAAAGTTGCTGgttcgttattatttaatttacttccaATTTGTTTTCACTGTCACATTGGAGAAGTCATACTAAGCctggtataatatgtttaatattattttagcaaaattgaataatattctgtaactttctaacaaatataaatacatttcagaGATTTCATAGATATGGGGTACCTTAAGGAAATTCactagtaattaaatattttgcgtgtaattttcaaacttttctGTTTTTTCTAATACcatttatactatgtatactgtatagtagaaATCTACTCCAAGTTCACTATTtgttcatcatttttattttatttaaaattttaagtttctgGAATAAAGTTAAATCGTAGtatgtttttgttttcattgtcgcaacattttaatttaacacgtGGTATAACCATACAACGAATACAAGAATaacctaattttaatttaatcatgtaTTACATAGGCACGGATCCAAGGAAGGACCAAGGGGTCATGCCCGCCTCCCGTAACTATATTCTTGATCGAGATTAGGTAAATTGAATCCGAAATACCGTTTTTGTGGTAAACTGAGTCCAAGATTTGAAAAGGTATAAGGTAAAGTAAGTCCCTGGTTATAATAGGTTTAGTTTCCAAAACAGAACATTTTCTTTCTCACTTTTACAGGCTTAGTACTTTTAATACAACTGGCGTGGTTAAAAATgtgctttttttgtttttaatatttaatataattcactagattgtacataaaaatcacaattaattaaatatataatatacaaattattcaagtcaatttttttttatttattactatttattgttattatgtacacggtaaaaatttatttgatatactcttaacaaattcaaatcttgaaatatttttattttcatatttcaacatttcttgtctcaaaaataattttctattgttatttttttcattttaattacctCTTTGctacgtatttttataaatgtatctatttgaatgtaatatttaagtaagcaaatcgataatcattataattggtGACTAGTCACTATATACAGTACTCATTGAATGTTGAgaccttttatttttaagtaggtacatcgtcgttatttataaattattctttcgaaaaatattattactgggGACTCAGTTTACCTAGCACGTTAAAGTTTTCCGGACTCAATTTACCTAGCCCCAATATCCACCAAATTATTTGGGACTCAGTTTACCACTCCCGTCTTGATCCGCGCTtggtattacaatatacatcCGGTATAATAACTTAcgaaaaatttgaaataccgTGAAACGAGAATCAAattctttaatataaaatgatcatCCTTGTGGGCCATTATTATAGCTTAGAGAAGTCCTATTAGCGTGAGCTTTCAACCAATTTCGTAAtcgtttacaatattttgttcacaatatatttacagattacagatttttttttttttttttttattttaatttatacatttcaaacttcaaacattatattataataatcagctCTACAACTTTTCAGTTTGTTGAACGTATTTTttgatttagttaaaatttgattgttttataactatgtttaaaatctatattataatatattctatatagaataatagtatagttaactataaactcataaattataatacctaattaaattatatccaattgtataatcaattatatattatacaaaataaaatatcatacacctacaaattattgttatatttgtttacaGCACACACGTTTGTctaatcatatttataacatGATATGGTACGATATGCCCAACGAAAACAAACAGCTCATCGTGATTATGTTCCAACGTACTCAAAGAAATCTGACATTAAGTTCAGCTCTGTTTTCGAACGAAAGAGCATCTAGATCGTTAATTTCCAAAGTTATTAAACAAGTGTACAcaattttaaacgtattattaaaaacataaattgataACCTTTTACATGCAGTGTTCCAAAAATAACGCTTTTTTAAATTAGCTAAAAagacactttatttttttaaacagatataaaaatgttgatataacaTCCGGTTtacgtatgaaaaataatatcatttgatTGTCCTCCTTTAGCTTGTTAACAGGCCGAAGTGcgatttagaaaattaacaataactacCTATCTATCATTTTCTCTAGCTGATGGGTTTCAGGAGGATGCCTTAACCTAACCGGGGCTTCAATAGTTGAACCAAATTTTCCGAATTTTTTATTAGCTGACGAATCGATGACACATCGGGAACAGCGTCACATAGGAATAAGATACGAATTTGACGCGTCTCCACACCACTTTTGTTAGATTGATAAAAGGTTTTAACAACCAACACATGTGTTCCAATTAACATTCGGTCCATGGTGATACTTACAAAAACTGATTACACAACAATAaaccgaaattaaaaaaaaatgatgagaaCAATgttgtaaacataaaaacaaaaaaatggcaACCGATTTAAAAAAGCGTTCTTTTTAGGACACCCtgagataattaataataacggaGAAGTtggatataggtatttatatagtcgttgtgtataaaataaattacaatgtataaatGCGTTATAcatgcatttattaattttagtatcaaTGAAATAGCGGCacactttaatattatgttattagaatataaatgctaaaataattattttattacttgtaGTTAAATAGTAGATTAtataatcattgtttttattttaactatctgTATTAATTGTAAGTCGtttcatacaatatttattaaagctgTAATAACAACCTTAAGTTTTAGCCACTATACTTATacttactaaatagtaaattacttTACTTTTGCTTGAAGTGCATACAGTTGACAGTTTATCAAAACTAAACATGATCAATGATCATAAGTAAATATTGAGATCAAGTGATTTTTGGGTACTAAGTCCCACTAAAACTTATAGTACTCTCATCTAAGTCTTACAGAATATATTTAAACCCACCCACATGAGCCATGATTGTGATTGATACATCAATATAGTGGTCTTATGTGATATTAATTTCGAGCTCTTTATCCCTCACATATATAACCAAATATACACCTATAATCATGATGTgattctaaatttaatataatatttattctactattatattatatcgtagacTATTATCAGgagcaaaactttttttttcttagtgacctctaattattgtatttcatttttttaatattttatcgatttatgattatataaaattaacaaattgttGGTAAACATTAAATTCTAATCAACTGTTATGTAATTTTTGAACtgtaatacaatttacttaaaggataaataaatgttaaaaaaaatcaagattgcttaataatgaatttttttaattaattcaaaggtaaatttaattgaaatatacctatatagagtCAAAACATACCaacttttattacaaatatataagctTCGTTATGATGGTTTATTGATAAATCAGTCATCTTGTTTATACTCTAtcgtctatatttatttaatttccgaaatatagcttaaataaaattataaacataaaaaaaaacgcttaaacagttacataattataaccttttttatattatacgatatttacCAATATTGTTTTACACTACACGTAGAGTAAAATAAAAGACACGAGGAGAAAAAATCCCAAAACTGGTAAAACAACACAGAAACATGTTGTTTATATGacttagattatataatattatttatttattttattttttataaaaatgttttattcatttttcactACTCATTTATCATTACTCCACTCTTAATATATGAAGGGAAAGCATTTTTGTTTCTAGAATTCAAATAAGATGAATGAAAACACTCATTTAACTATCACTAATCCAAGACTTTTATTACTGCAGTCAGTGAATAAATAAATGCGATTCAGaaacaaatttaacttataagaataacaatatgttataattgtatCTTATATAAAACCGGCACTGATATCGAACGGAATAGATgcgttataaatcataatttaaaatattggacCATAAGCTTAGcacttaagtatttttaattataataatcatgattTATTTCCCCGTGAAACAGTATTTcaacataattttatgtaaaattctaTAACAACATGAGTAAATGATATTGGAAACACCTAATTCAATTAGGCTAattgttcattaaaaatgtttattatggttagcataacatatatatatgtgttaatTTTGATagagaattataattattggaaccattattttaatatctcataaaacaaaaaatatgttttataaatattatattcatgcatttatattattatcacgcgGCGTCTTGGATAGGCAATTTATCTACTTTGCTGTCAAAAGCCCACGCGATATTGTTGTCATGacgaaattttaattatgttcatCTTTtgcaaattatacaaataattataacaaattatttgtaaatattaaatttattttggcacttttgtaattaaaaacaaacttttcatacaaaaattaataaaaaaattatacccggatatgtaaaaaaaaaatagtgctgacatttaaaaaaaaattgagttgtTTTACACATGTGCATACCAAAaaggttaaaaattttaaatttatctaaaaatatatatttaggtacttcATTCTTCCAAACCCCATTTTAGTATGTTCTTAGCGTAATATAGTTTACATAACACGTGTAGTTAGAAGgaaggaaaatataaaaatttaatatcaccaaactgtaaattgttttcagtaaaaaaaaaaaatttttttccaaaaatagaCTTGCCCGTTTGTTCCGAGATTGCTCTTCAATGTTCAAATTTCAATTggcatttaatcattttaatctattctgtgatactggtattatagttttaatttgtaaaaatgtaataaactctattataaaattaatttaaccagtaataatatattaatatataaatatatatatgttaattattaacgtTATAACATTaagaagatattaaaatataagcagCTAGTCATTATATCGTGTGTTGacaaatgtgtattattattccaacatttaaaaaaattaaattaaatttttacaaaaaaagtatggaggagtatattattatgcatataataggtCACTTCA
This genomic window contains:
- the LOC132923183 gene encoding uncharacterized protein LOC132923183 isoform X1, with amino-acid sequence MTLIEKKKYSRKFYTTLMVMAFFLDTSQYHCISKFTMQFYIFDWMVLVCLAAGYMFLFENPGMSLGMELIQYMIVGILFTLIFLVFLIKKEAIASNYNFIQTIFIHWSNKRSLHPNVAYKKNIKTVKSLIIPLAILSLSIAFGPLVSTINDIGKLPLDYRTHFVLFWPTIVDTNKISMYGIIYAMQVIFTIILYISTLSFNLGFMVFLNEVTNQFEMLLDEIKDAFKYKRDKQFQPLFIDCIRHHQIIIKFLDDLKSYFKWIILIEIIAVQVVLAILIYNLTKINASLGYKMKVAGSLLFNLLPICFHCHIGEVILSLHTRLSNHIYNMIWYDMPNENKQLIVIMFQRTQRNLTLSSALFSNERASRSLISKVIKQVYTILNVLLKT
- the LOC132923183 gene encoding uncharacterized protein LOC132923183 isoform X2; its protein translation is MTLIEKKKYSRKFYTTLMVMAFFLDTSQYHCISKFTMQFYIFDWMVLVCLAAGYMFLFENPGMSLGMELIQYMIVGILFTLIFLVFLIKKEAIASNYNFIQTIFIHWSNKRSLHPNVAYKKNIKTVKSLIIPLAILSLSIAFGPLVSTINDIGKLPLDYRTHFVLFWPTIVDTNKISMYGIIYAMQVIFTIILYISTLSFNLGFMVFLNEVTNQFEMLLDEIKDAFKYKRDKQFQPLFIDCIRHHQIIIKFLDDLKSYFKWIILIEIIAVQVVLAILIYNLTKINASLGYKMKVAGSLLFNLLPICFHCHIGEVILSLRFHRYGVP